In Pseudanabaena yagii GIHE-NHR1, the following proteins share a genomic window:
- a CDS encoding ATP-binding protein, with protein sequence MTISPLSPPIVNAHKLNQNALFSEIAKMRQILEQKVAERQGETLGKQAAFHSPTQDSGSHLQQLCESFNLSQFEKEVLILCIGMELDAGWANLCAAITNDPKQNYPTFSLAMSVLEHPNWSALSPAAPLRRWQLVEIGAGNALTASPLRINERILHYLMGQQDLDERLLHLLDPLVTDSVAIDSHQQIVDQAIATWLHAANQDQSELLPVLQICGEDIASKIAIAANVCRNLDLKLYKISANILPQDLTNLQSLALLCDREYTLTNMAILLDCDRDEAPNHNQDMAIGYLIEILRCPMLISSQTRRRQHQRTIITFEVRSPSVHEQQTLWEDALSDLDEHLHSSLNGSITKLVSYFNLSPTHIYNAALKAKSLHQQETEHSFEHSLWNACRSQSRPRLDELAQGVETTATWEDLILPSKEKFVLHDIAAHVRQRLTVYETWGFAGRSRRGLGISALFAGSSGTGKTMAAEVLGNELQLDVYRIDLSSVIDKYIGETEKNLKRIFDAAEGGGVILLFDEADALFGKRTEVKDSHDRHANVGVSYLLQRMEAYRGLAVLTTNLKNSLDQAFLRRLRFVVQFPFPDAEQRAEIWRRAFPKQTPTLDLDYLKLAKLSVAGGNIRNIALNSAFIAADHNEPVQMKHILQAAKIEYIKLEKPMMDTEVKGWV encoded by the coding sequence ATGACCATATCCCCCCTTTCTCCTCCCATAGTGAATGCCCACAAGCTCAATCAAAATGCTCTATTTAGCGAAATCGCGAAAATGCGCCAGATATTAGAGCAAAAAGTTGCTGAGCGGCAGGGAGAGACTTTAGGCAAACAAGCTGCATTCCATTCCCCCACACAGGACTCAGGTAGTCACCTACAACAGTTATGTGAAAGTTTTAATCTATCCCAATTTGAGAAAGAAGTCTTAATCCTTTGTATAGGAATGGAACTTGATGCAGGATGGGCTAACCTCTGTGCTGCAATTACTAATGATCCGAAGCAAAACTATCCCACCTTTAGCTTAGCAATGTCGGTGCTAGAGCATCCTAATTGGTCGGCACTATCGCCTGCCGCCCCACTGCGACGTTGGCAATTAGTGGAAATTGGTGCAGGTAATGCTCTAACCGCTAGTCCTTTACGGATTAATGAACGGATTCTGCATTATCTCATGGGACAACAGGATTTAGACGAGCGTTTACTCCATCTGTTAGATCCCTTGGTAACGGATTCCGTCGCCATTGACTCCCATCAGCAAATTGTCGATCAGGCGATCGCAACATGGCTACATGCAGCTAATCAAGATCAATCGGAACTACTCCCCGTATTACAGATTTGTGGTGAAGATATAGCTAGCAAAATAGCGATCGCTGCCAATGTTTGCCGCAATCTCGACCTCAAACTTTATAAAATATCGGCGAATATCTTACCCCAAGATTTAACGAATTTACAGTCCCTTGCTTTGCTCTGCGATCGCGAATATACCCTCACCAATATGGCGATTTTGCTAGATTGCGATCGCGATGAAGCGCCAAATCATAATCAAGATATGGCGATCGGCTATCTGATCGAGATCCTCAGATGCCCGATGCTAATTAGTAGCCAAACCCGTCGTCGTCAACATCAACGCACGATCATCACCTTTGAGGTGCGATCGCCTTCTGTGCATGAACAGCAAACCCTCTGGGAAGATGCCCTCAGCGATCTAGATGAGCATCTCCATAGTTCTCTCAATGGTTCTATTACCAAACTCGTTTCCTATTTCAATCTTTCGCCAACCCATATCTACAATGCGGCGCTCAAGGCGAAAAGTCTGCATCAACAGGAAACTGAACATTCCTTTGAGCATTCTTTGTGGAATGCTTGCCGTTCGCAATCCCGTCCGCGACTGGATGAACTTGCCCAAGGAGTAGAAACAACTGCTACTTGGGAAGATCTGATTTTGCCTTCCAAGGAAAAATTTGTGCTCCATGACATCGCCGCCCATGTGCGCCAACGTTTGACCGTCTATGAAACATGGGGCTTTGCGGGGAGGAGTCGGCGTGGCTTAGGGATTAGTGCTCTGTTTGCAGGATCAAGCGGCACGGGTAAAACCATGGCAGCCGAGGTCTTAGGCAATGAGTTACAGCTTGATGTCTATCGCATTGATTTGAGTTCCGTTATCGATAAGTACATTGGCGAAACTGAGAAAAATCTCAAGCGGATTTTTGATGCTGCTGAAGGTGGAGGCGTAATTTTACTCTTTGATGAAGCGGATGCCCTCTTTGGTAAGCGCACCGAAGTTAAAGACAGCCATGATCGCCATGCCAATGTCGGCGTAAGCTATCTCTTGCAAAGAATGGAAGCCTATCGCGGACTTGCCGTATTAACCACTAACCTCAAAAATTCCCTTGACCAAGCATTCCTCAGACGCTTACGCTTTGTGGTGCAATTCCCATTTCCAGATGCTGAGCAACGAGCGGAAATCTGGCGACGTGCCTTTCCGAAGCAAACGCCTACGCTCGATCTTGACTATCTCAAACTTGCTAAACTCAGTGTGGCGGGTGGTAATATTCGCAATATTGCCCTCAATTCTGCCTTTATTGCGGCAGATCACAATGAACCCGTGCAAATGAAACATATCCTGCAAGCGGCAAAAATTGAATATATTAAACTCGAAAAACCAATGATGGATACGGAAGTAAAAGGATGGGTATAG
- a CDS encoding COG1470 family protein, whose product MRSDPTIFASNSDNSNDIEQNAGLSMVDILTLSTQQQQIINWVMRHRESTLEAISSGIGTTPEDTLLEIEALISQGFLELISNPGGNYYAIDFRRQQSINNLDAMPKAAIRPLSIILNPSGTVSIATGEKFELCVTVTNQGNRSAVISVVIDQDSSSIYSWCTFPSERLALSVGQSCEVVFPIQVPPTMPPKEYGYTIIIDAPEHYPEDTPIQYKGRVIVTPSIQEVVRVNDPSFATIPRTNSASPHQMRGGEIWQVLISVNNRSERVDRFRVTIPDLDPKWVSIYYPEGLALAGVVEATEGLPLNPDTQGQITIIFKPPMDTWAGIYSPTIRVHSTNNPDLALLDIVYFEILPVYQLDIQLVTLLTRVENQPSLYEMRFKSSSNIARELIVRASSPEQDGLLTYSFSSEETRISPYGNSRINLEVQTTKKCKPKFLSERYLSFIVEVEDKQGVALVSDRYLGNLIVPARPWWQLVLVIIGIIGIIGTIIFLIWWFFFRPPEVPVVVEFTSESPNYREVANESIRLRWRVTNPDLIKEIKVEGLGEDQTTLSQPVVYNFSAGIPPELKEYCVIDRELLCQNVPTDARKPSQYIFQMNLASKNPKTRTLPLAKTTKIIVEPVPQAQILEFASNKPLYTESRPVLPTIVLVPVAKSDQQANNAPKAETNNPPTSTEASPSNPASSVNSPSPEVVAAKAKETVFIPEVLEKRVFFTALGIAESPTKLGLIKPKPDLDNEVRLNWRLSNASQIRELTLVGRSPEGEIKSPPLKYLLTEGIPRSLRPYCTISNDEMVCKNVPTEAKASGNYIFELAIVPRKPPIDPKAVPVMRKTEIVKIAPYPAKILELKVNGQDALPQYSFNLNPDIPSILTLSWKVEASAAAKIDLLPAPGNVAAVGQLALPLSPKSAEVTYTLKVTNPDGQIIMRSFIVQTIAPPPAPKPEETPPIALPPDVPAIDSPLIPAPPNQRSGGTLTPSEVPPSQK is encoded by the coding sequence ATGAGGAGTGACCCGACCATATTTGCTTCAAATAGCGACAACAGCAACGATATCGAGCAAAATGCAGGATTGAGTATGGTGGATATTCTGACATTATCCACACAGCAGCAACAAATTATCAATTGGGTTATGCGGCATCGCGAGTCTACCCTTGAGGCAATCTCGTCAGGTATTGGCACAACTCCAGAAGATACTTTGCTCGAAATTGAAGCTTTAATTAGTCAAGGATTTCTCGAATTAATTTCCAATCCAGGGGGAAATTATTACGCGATCGATTTTCGTCGCCAGCAAAGTATTAACAATCTTGATGCGATGCCTAAGGCAGCAATTCGTCCCCTATCGATCATTCTCAACCCATCGGGGACAGTTTCCATTGCGACAGGGGAGAAATTTGAGCTATGCGTAACGGTCACCAATCAGGGGAATCGCAGTGCCGTCATCAGTGTGGTGATCGATCAAGACTCTAGCTCGATCTATTCTTGGTGCACCTTCCCTTCGGAGCGGCTTGCCCTTAGTGTGGGGCAAAGCTGTGAGGTGGTGTTTCCGATTCAAGTACCGCCAACTATGCCTCCTAAGGAATATGGCTATACGATCATCATCGATGCCCCTGAGCATTATCCCGAAGATACGCCAATTCAATACAAGGGGCGGGTGATTGTCACCCCTTCTATCCAAGAAGTAGTCAGGGTCAATGATCCCAGCTTTGCCACAATTCCTCGTACCAACTCCGCTAGTCCACACCAAATGCGCGGGGGCGAAATTTGGCAAGTCTTGATTTCAGTAAATAATCGTTCGGAACGGGTCGATCGCTTTCGGGTAACTATCCCTGATCTTGACCCCAAATGGGTATCCATTTACTATCCTGAAGGTTTAGCTTTAGCGGGGGTTGTCGAGGCGACAGAAGGCTTACCCCTCAACCCTGATACTCAAGGACAGATCACCATTATTTTCAAGCCCCCCATGGATACTTGGGCAGGCATTTATTCCCCAACTATTCGTGTCCATTCGACTAATAATCCTGACCTAGCGCTATTAGACATTGTTTACTTTGAAATTCTGCCAGTCTATCAACTGGATATTCAACTAGTAACCTTGCTCACCAGAGTCGAGAATCAGCCATCTCTCTACGAAATGCGCTTTAAGAGTAGTAGCAATATTGCCCGTGAATTAATCGTGCGTGCGAGTAGTCCTGAACAGGATGGACTTTTAACCTACAGCTTTAGTAGCGAAGAAACGCGAATTTCTCCCTATGGTAATTCCCGCATTAATCTAGAAGTACAAACCACGAAAAAGTGTAAACCTAAGTTTTTAAGTGAGCGCTACCTCAGTTTCATTGTTGAAGTGGAAGATAAGCAGGGAGTTGCTTTAGTTAGCGATCGCTACTTAGGCAATTTGATTGTCCCTGCCCGTCCTTGGTGGCAATTAGTGCTAGTAATCATTGGCATCATCGGCATCATTGGCACAATTATCTTTTTGATCTGGTGGTTCTTTTTCCGTCCGCCTGAAGTTCCTGTCGTCGTTGAATTTACTTCCGAATCACCCAACTACCGTGAAGTTGCCAATGAGTCAATTCGCTTACGGTGGCGAGTGACTAATCCTGATCTAATTAAAGAAATTAAAGTAGAAGGATTAGGTGAAGATCAAACTACCCTGAGCCAGCCTGTAGTCTATAACTTTAGTGCTGGTATTCCTCCTGAGTTAAAGGAATATTGCGTGATTGATCGCGAATTACTTTGTCAGAATGTCCCCACCGATGCGCGCAAGCCTAGTCAATATATTTTCCAAATGAACTTGGCATCAAAGAATCCCAAAACTCGCACCTTACCACTAGCGAAAACTACAAAGATTATTGTTGAGCCTGTCCCCCAAGCGCAGATTTTAGAGTTTGCCTCCAACAAACCTCTCTATACAGAATCTAGACCTGTTTTACCAACCATTGTTCTTGTACCTGTTGCCAAGTCTGATCAACAAGCAAACAATGCTCCGAAAGCAGAAACGAATAATCCTCCCACTTCTACGGAAGCCTCACCAAGTAATCCAGCTAGCTCCGTAAATAGCCCATCGCCTGAGGTGGTTGCCGCTAAAGCGAAGGAAACAGTCTTTATCCCTGAAGTCTTAGAGAAGCGAGTCTTCTTTACAGCCTTGGGCATTGCCGAAAGTCCCACTAAGTTGGGACTGATCAAGCCGAAACCTGATCTGGATAATGAAGTACGTCTGAATTGGCGCTTATCCAATGCTAGCCAAATTCGAGAGTTAACCCTCGTTGGGCGATCGCCTGAAGGGGAGATCAAAAGCCCACCCTTAAAATACTTGCTCACCGAAGGTATTCCGCGATCGCTACGTCCCTATTGCACCATTTCTAACGATGAAATGGTTTGCAAGAATGTCCCCACTGAAGCCAAAGCCTCAGGTAATTACATTTTTGAATTAGCGATCGTTCCGCGTAAACCTCCTATCGATCCCAAAGCAGTTCCTGTGATGCGGAAAACGGAGATTGTCAAAATTGCTCCCTACCCAGCCAAGATTCTCGAACTCAAGGTCAATGGACAGGATGCTTTACCGCAATATTCCTTTAATCTCAATCCCGATATTCCCAGCATTCTCACCCTCTCTTGGAAAGTAGAAGCCTCAGCCGCCGCCAAAATCGATCTCTTGCCTGCCCCCGGAAATGTCGCGGCTGTTGGACAATTAGCTCTGCCCCTCAGTCCTAAATCCGCCGAAGTAACCTATACCTTAAAAGTTACTAATCCCGATGGACAAATCATTATGCGTTCCTTCATTGTCCAAACGATCGCGCCCCCCCCAGCACCAAAGCCTGAGGAAACACCACCGATCGCTTTACCACCTGATGTGCCAGCGATCGACTCTCCCCTCATCCCCGCACCACCAAATCAGCGATCAGGAGGCACACTCACGCCATCTGAAGTTCCTCCTAGCCAAAAATAG